Proteins found in one Brevibacillus brevis genomic segment:
- a CDS encoding ABC transporter ATP-binding protein yields the protein MEQTNSVAKWGNWRPFFRLIRDTKPSKLKIGVALFMSIATTLVSLVIPLFTKDLVDSFSLSTITTPQIILMIVAFVAQAIAGGLSIYLLNHVGESVVASLRERLWKKLLVLPISYYDNNRTGDTISRMTNDTGVVKSLITEHLSSFFTGLITIVGSVVTLLYLDWQMTLTMLVAVPLCIGILMPLGSQMYKISKGLQDETASFTTIMNQVLQEMRLVKSSNAETHELGMGTKAIGNLFRFGLREGKVQAVIGPLMSFILMVLLVVVIGYGGMRVSMGALTAGELVAFILYLVQIVIPLGQFTQFFTSLQKAMGATERIISTLNAEEEDLLTGRTLENAGLPIHLSHVSFAYENGETILDDVSFTIGAGKVNAIVGPSGSGKTTLFSLVERYYQPLTGEIRLGNDPITDFSLKSWRSQIGYVSQESPLIAGTIRENICYGISRTITDEELKEAAKMAYADQFIEELPNGYETEVGERGMKLSGGQRQRIGIARALLRDPQILMLDEATSSLDSNSEMIVQKALQNLMKGRTTLVIAHRLSTVVEADQIIFLEKGKITGMGTHEELFQTHEMYRELASQQLLVKERV from the coding sequence ATGGAACAAACCAACAGCGTAGCGAAATGGGGAAACTGGCGACCTTTCTTTCGATTAATTAGGGACACAAAGCCATCCAAGCTGAAAATCGGTGTCGCGTTGTTCATGAGCATCGCAACTACACTAGTTAGCTTAGTGATACCGTTGTTTACGAAGGATTTGGTGGACAGCTTTTCCCTGTCTACGATCACAACACCACAAATCATTCTAATGATCGTTGCCTTTGTCGCACAAGCCATTGCAGGAGGACTGTCCATCTACTTATTAAATCATGTCGGCGAGAGTGTGGTGGCCTCACTCCGTGAACGACTATGGAAAAAACTGCTCGTCCTGCCGATCTCTTATTATGATAACAACCGGACTGGTGATACGATCAGTCGAATGACAAACGATACCGGCGTTGTGAAAAGCCTGATTACGGAGCACCTGTCCAGCTTTTTCACAGGATTGATCACGATTGTTGGTTCTGTGGTGACCTTGCTCTACCTCGATTGGCAAATGACGTTAACCATGCTCGTTGCTGTGCCGCTGTGCATCGGGATTCTCATGCCGCTTGGCAGTCAGATGTACAAAATTTCAAAAGGATTGCAAGATGAAACCGCCAGCTTTACAACCATTATGAATCAAGTGCTCCAAGAAATGCGGCTCGTCAAATCTTCCAATGCCGAAACCCACGAGTTGGGAATGGGAACAAAGGCAATCGGGAATTTGTTCCGATTCGGGCTGAGAGAAGGAAAAGTCCAAGCCGTCATTGGACCGCTAATGTCCTTTATCCTGATGGTGCTGCTCGTGGTTGTGATCGGCTATGGTGGCATGCGCGTGTCCATGGGAGCATTGACAGCTGGTGAGCTGGTCGCATTTATTTTGTATCTGGTGCAAATTGTCATCCCACTGGGGCAATTCACACAGTTTTTCACCTCGTTACAAAAAGCCATGGGGGCAACCGAAAGAATCATCTCGACACTGAACGCTGAAGAGGAAGATCTTCTGACAGGACGGACGCTTGAAAACGCAGGACTGCCCATCCATTTGAGCCATGTGAGCTTCGCGTATGAGAACGGGGAAACCATTCTCGATGATGTCAGCTTTACGATTGGGGCCGGAAAAGTAAATGCGATTGTCGGACCGAGCGGCAGCGGCAAGACGACGTTGTTTTCCCTGGTTGAAAGATATTACCAGCCACTGACTGGAGAAATCAGGCTAGGCAATGATCCCATCACGGATTTTTCCTTGAAGTCATGGAGAAGTCAAATCGGCTACGTTTCCCAGGAAAGTCCATTGATCGCCGGAACCATCCGAGAGAATATTTGCTACGGGATTTCACGGACGATTACCGACGAGGAGTTGAAGGAAGCGGCAAAGATGGCCTATGCGGATCAATTTATTGAGGAATTGCCGAATGGCTATGAGACAGAAGTAGGGGAGCGAGGCATGAAGCTATCGGGTGGACAACGCCAACGAATCGGCATTGCCCGTGCACTGCTTCGGGACCCGCAAATCTTGATGCTGGATGAAGCGACCTCTAGCTTGGACAGTAATTCCGAGATGATCGTCCAGAAGGCGTTGCAAAATTTGATGAAGGGACGCACCACCCTCGTGATTGCCCATCGCTTGTCTACCGTGGTGGAGGCAGACCAAATCATCTTTTTGGAAAAGGGAAAAATCACAGGTATGGGTACACATGAAGAGCTTTTTCAAACTCATGAGATGTACCGGGAATTGGCTAGTCAGCAATTGCTCGTAAAAGAGAGGGTGTAG
- the acnA gene encoding aconitate hydratase AcnA, with the protein MANKDAYKVKSSLQVGDKSFAYYRLQGLEEQGLGDVSKLPFSIKVLLEAAVRQFDGRAITKEHVQQLATWTKGRDENQEVPLMPARIVLQDFTGVPAVVDLAAMRIAMKRAGGDPKRINPLVPVDLVIDHSVMVDDFGNASALDNNMKLEFERNQERYRFLRWAQTAFDNFRAVPPATGIVHQVNLEYLATVIATREVDGELVAFPDSLVGTDSHTTMINGLGVLGWGVGGIEAEAGMLGQPLYFVTPEVVGFKLTGTLSAGATATDLALTVTQMLRKKGVVGKFVEFYGPGLSNISLADRATVANMAPEYGATMGFFPVDAETLNYMRQTGREEDLISLVETYTKAQGLFRTDETVDPVFSETLELDLSTVVPSLAGPKRPQDRVELTAMKESFNNSLVTPIDKGGFGLSEEKIAASAPVAYPNGETATLKTGSVVIAAITSCTNTSNPSVMLGAGILAKKAVEKGLKKPPFVKSSLAPGSRVVTQYLKDAGLIDSLDAIGFNVVGYGCTTCIGNSGPLPEETSKAIADEDLTVAAVLSGNRNFEGRIHAQVKANYLASPPLVIAYALAGTVNIDLTTEPIGTGKDGQPVFLKDIWPTPQEIAAAMDKAMNPALFRAEYGQVFTQNEAWNKIDVPTGDLYEWDEKSTYIQEPPFFQNLAGEIAKIADIKAANTIALFGDSVTTDHISPAGNISPTSPAGLYLQANGVERKDFNSYGARRGSHDVMMRGTFANIRIRNQVAPGTEGGVTKYLPTDEVMSIYDASMKYQADGTPLVVLAGKEYGTGSSRDWAAKGTFLLGIKAVIAESFERIHRANLVGMGVLPLQFADGQSWKSLGIDGTESFSIVGLSDDVQPGQRVKVEATKKDGSTFEFEVIVRLDSMVDVDYYRNGGILQTVLRQLLDEGKPVNA; encoded by the coding sequence TTGGCTAACAAAGATGCTTACAAAGTAAAGTCTTCCCTGCAAGTAGGCGACAAGTCTTTTGCTTACTATCGCCTGCAAGGGTTGGAAGAACAAGGATTGGGCGATGTTTCCAAACTGCCGTTCTCCATTAAAGTTCTGCTCGAGGCTGCTGTTCGTCAGTTCGACGGCCGCGCGATCACCAAAGAACACGTACAACAATTGGCGACCTGGACAAAAGGCCGCGACGAAAACCAAGAAGTACCTCTCATGCCAGCTCGTATCGTTCTGCAAGACTTCACCGGTGTACCGGCTGTAGTTGACTTGGCAGCGATGCGCATCGCGATGAAGCGCGCTGGTGGAGATCCAAAACGAATCAACCCGTTGGTTCCAGTTGACCTCGTTATCGACCACTCCGTCATGGTTGACGATTTCGGTAACGCGTCCGCTCTGGACAACAACATGAAATTGGAATTCGAACGCAACCAAGAGCGCTACCGCTTCCTGCGTTGGGCACAAACTGCGTTTGACAACTTCCGTGCGGTTCCTCCAGCTACTGGTATCGTTCACCAAGTAAACTTGGAGTACCTCGCAACTGTAATCGCTACTCGCGAAGTAGATGGCGAATTGGTTGCTTTCCCTGACTCTCTCGTAGGTACTGACTCCCACACCACTATGATCAACGGTCTTGGTGTTCTTGGATGGGGTGTTGGTGGTATCGAGGCAGAAGCAGGAATGCTCGGACAACCTCTGTATTTCGTAACGCCAGAAGTAGTTGGTTTCAAACTGACTGGTACCCTGAGTGCTGGTGCGACTGCAACCGACCTCGCTCTGACTGTTACGCAAATGCTGCGTAAAAAAGGCGTTGTAGGTAAATTCGTGGAGTTCTACGGACCAGGCCTGTCCAACATCTCGCTGGCTGACCGCGCTACCGTAGCGAACATGGCACCTGAGTACGGCGCTACTATGGGCTTTTTCCCAGTAGATGCTGAGACACTCAACTACATGCGTCAAACCGGTCGTGAAGAAGACCTGATCTCCTTGGTTGAAACTTACACCAAAGCACAAGGCCTCTTCCGTACTGACGAGACTGTTGACCCAGTATTCTCCGAAACATTGGAACTGGATCTGTCCACTGTCGTACCTAGCTTGGCTGGTCCAAAACGTCCTCAAGACCGCGTAGAACTGACTGCTATGAAGGAATCCTTCAATAACAGCCTCGTGACGCCGATCGACAAAGGCGGATTTGGTCTCTCCGAAGAGAAAATCGCAGCTAGCGCACCTGTTGCTTATCCAAACGGTGAAACAGCTACGCTGAAAACTGGTTCGGTTGTTATCGCAGCGATCACTTCCTGTACCAATACATCAAATCCTAGCGTAATGCTGGGTGCAGGTATCCTGGCGAAAAAAGCTGTGGAAAAAGGCCTGAAAAAGCCTCCTTTCGTAAAAAGCTCCCTGGCTCCAGGTTCTCGCGTAGTTACCCAATACCTGAAAGACGCTGGTCTGATCGATTCTCTGGATGCTATCGGATTCAACGTCGTAGGTTATGGTTGCACCACTTGCATCGGTAACTCCGGTCCATTGCCAGAGGAAACCAGCAAAGCTATCGCTGACGAAGATCTGACAGTTGCAGCGGTACTCTCCGGTAACCGTAACTTCGAAGGCCGTATCCATGCACAGGTAAAAGCGAACTACCTCGCTTCTCCTCCATTGGTTATCGCCTATGCACTCGCAGGTACTGTAAATATCGACCTGACTACAGAGCCAATCGGCACTGGCAAAGACGGTCAACCTGTATTCTTGAAAGACATCTGGCCAACTCCACAAGAGATCGCAGCTGCTATGGACAAAGCTATGAATCCGGCTCTGTTCCGCGCTGAGTACGGCCAAGTGTTCACACAAAACGAAGCTTGGAACAAAATCGACGTTCCAACTGGCGACCTGTATGAGTGGGATGAAAAATCCACGTACATCCAAGAACCGCCATTCTTCCAAAACCTGGCTGGAGAAATCGCTAAAATTGCAGACATCAAAGCAGCGAACACCATCGCACTCTTCGGTGATTCTGTGACAACTGACCATATCTCCCCAGCTGGTAACATCTCGCCAACTAGCCCAGCAGGTCTGTATCTGCAAGCAAACGGCGTAGAGCGCAAAGACTTCAACTCCTACGGTGCTCGTCGTGGTAGCCACGATGTCATGATGCGCGGTACATTTGCGAACATCCGTATCCGCAACCAAGTAGCTCCTGGAACTGAGGGCGGCGTAACGAAATACTTGCCAACTGACGAAGTAATGTCCATCTACGATGCTTCCATGAAGTATCAAGCAGACGGTACTCCACTCGTTGTACTGGCTGGTAAAGAGTACGGTACTGGTTCTTCCCGTGACTGGGCAGCAAAAGGTACATTCCTCTTGGGTATCAAAGCGGTTATCGCTGAGAGCTTCGAGCGTATCCACCGTGCTAACCTGGTTGGTATGGGCGTTCTGCCTCTGCAATTCGCTGATGGCCAAAGCTGGAAGTCCCTCGGCATCGACGGTACTGAGTCCTTCAGCATTGTGGGTCTCTCCGATGATGTTCAACCTGGCCAACGCGTAAAAGTAGAAGCAACGAAGAAAGACGGCAGCACTTTCGAATTCGAAGTAATCGTGCGCCTCGATTCCATGGTAGACGTAGACTACTACCGCAATGGTGGTATCCTGCAAACGGTTCTGCGTCAGTTGCTGGATGAAGGCAAACCAGTAAACGCGTAA
- the alr gene encoding alanine racemase, giving the protein MKQLFRETWIEVNLDAIKKNIRAIRRHIPEQTKIIAVVKANAYGHGSVGVARHALEYGATSLAVAILEEGIVLRKAGIVAPILVLGFTPLSRVKEAVAWNIELSAFQADWIKKADKIVKATTFSNRLNIHINVDTGMGRLGVRTKSALLSVVKALTSSSSLAWTGIFTHFSTADEPDHTLTKAQHELFVDYLRYLKEKGFELPTVHMCNTAATIAFPEYSADMIRLGIGMYGLYPSAYIRQLHRVKLVPALSLKSRFSYVKTMLTPPYTISYGATYIAKHGEVIGTVPIGYADGYSRALSNRGFVLYRGRRLPIAGRVTMDQMMVSLGEGSGKQGDEVVIYGKQGNLEITVDEIAEMLGTINYEVVATLSNRIPRLFLEKGVIVEISHLLPEG; this is encoded by the coding sequence ATGAAACAGTTGTTTCGCGAAACCTGGATCGAGGTCAATCTCGATGCCATTAAGAAAAACATTCGGGCCATACGCCGGCATATTCCTGAACAGACGAAAATCATTGCAGTTGTAAAAGCGAATGCCTATGGCCATGGTTCTGTTGGAGTAGCCCGCCATGCCCTCGAGTACGGGGCTACTTCTCTCGCTGTCGCCATCCTGGAAGAAGGCATCGTCTTGCGAAAGGCGGGCATTGTAGCACCTATTCTCGTGCTGGGATTCACTCCTCTTTCACGTGTCAAAGAGGCGGTCGCCTGGAATATTGAGCTGTCTGCGTTTCAGGCCGATTGGATCAAAAAAGCCGATAAAATTGTCAAAGCAACCACTTTCTCCAATCGTTTGAACATCCATATCAATGTAGACACTGGCATGGGACGTCTCGGCGTACGGACAAAATCTGCGTTGCTTTCAGTCGTGAAGGCGTTAACTTCAAGCTCTTCCCTTGCATGGACCGGAATCTTCACTCATTTTTCCACTGCGGATGAACCTGACCACACATTAACCAAAGCGCAACACGAGTTATTTGTTGATTATCTTCGTTACCTGAAGGAAAAAGGCTTCGAGCTTCCGACCGTACACATGTGCAACACCGCCGCCACTATTGCTTTTCCCGAATATAGCGCCGATATGATCCGCCTCGGAATCGGCATGTACGGGCTGTATCCATCCGCTTATATCCGCCAACTCCATCGTGTGAAGCTCGTTCCGGCACTCAGCTTGAAATCGCGCTTCTCCTATGTGAAGACAATGCTGACGCCACCTTATACCATCAGTTATGGGGCTACATACATAGCAAAGCACGGAGAGGTCATCGGGACGGTTCCAATCGGTTATGCCGACGGATATTCGCGCGCACTCTCTAACCGGGGATTTGTTCTGTATCGAGGCAGAAGGTTGCCAATCGCAGGGCGAGTGACGATGGATCAGATGATGGTCAGCTTGGGAGAAGGCAGTGGAAAGCAAGGCGATGAAGTCGTGATTTATGGCAAGCAAGGAAACCTCGAGATTACTGTCGATGAGATTGCTGAAATGCTCGGAACGATCAATTATGAAGTCGTTGCCACCCTCAGTAATCGCATCCCTCGTTTGTTTTTGGAAAAAGGGGTGATTGTAGAGATCTCTCATCTGTTGCCGGAAGGGTAA
- a CDS encoding alkaline phosphatase family protein, with amino-acid sequence MKPRFTYATLLLLVLSLTVISCKPDSASQIRQHSLKAQPTAEKNESQKPVLLILIDSLMDKPLQEAIRQGRAPALGYLLANGRYYPQVVSSFPTMSVAIDSTLLTGTYANQHHVPGLSWFSNKEKRMIYYGYGPKEGLKIDQPQVLLDILHQLNLVQLNPHTKTIHEELAEKGKDTASINAILWRGKTPHTLQIPRLIDFGTRLPSELNVTGPKLMSYAAFAQLDPNQKREKRIWRKYGMNDEFSAQEAAYLIANKKLPPLTITYLPENDMEVHKKGPATIEGIEKADKALQTVLDAFGSWDKAIKEARWIVMGDSGQTPVLNDRKTATIDLRSLLTDYRIAKISQPVTPTDQVVISTNERMAYIYALDSRIPLSDIVKRLQREAKLDIIARKEDQKIVVTAGQINQQFSYQPNGPYIDPYGQTWTFDGDPRLLDMTIKNNRMTYGKYPDVLARLYGAMNSHEGRYVVVTVQPGHELITESSPTHIGGAAHGSLHEIDSLVPLLVTGTTTKPKTLRIVDLKDWLLRLTTE; translated from the coding sequence ATGAAGCCGCGATTCACATACGCCACCCTTCTCCTGTTGGTGCTGAGTCTGACTGTGATCAGCTGCAAGCCAGACTCAGCTTCCCAAATCCGTCAGCATAGCCTTAAGGCTCAACCCACGGCTGAGAAAAACGAATCACAAAAGCCTGTCCTGCTCATTCTCATTGATTCGTTAATGGACAAACCACTGCAAGAAGCAATCCGGCAAGGCCGCGCTCCAGCTTTGGGCTATTTGCTTGCAAACGGGCGCTATTACCCGCAAGTTGTGAGCTCATTCCCCACCATGTCGGTGGCGATCGACAGCACCCTTCTTACAGGGACGTATGCCAATCAGCATCATGTACCGGGATTATCCTGGTTCAGCAACAAGGAAAAGCGGATGATTTATTACGGGTATGGTCCCAAAGAAGGGCTAAAGATCGATCAGCCACAAGTGCTGTTAGATATCCTTCATCAATTAAACCTGGTCCAGCTCAATCCGCATACGAAAACCATCCATGAAGAATTGGCGGAAAAAGGCAAGGATACCGCTTCCATCAATGCGATTCTATGGCGAGGCAAAACGCCCCACACCTTACAAATCCCCCGTCTCATTGATTTCGGCACACGTTTGCCAAGTGAACTGAATGTGACCGGACCAAAATTGATGTCGTATGCAGCATTTGCCCAGCTTGATCCGAATCAAAAGCGTGAAAAGCGCATTTGGCGAAAATACGGGATGAACGATGAGTTTTCCGCGCAGGAGGCTGCCTATCTCATCGCCAACAAAAAGCTTCCCCCTCTTACCATCACCTACTTGCCGGAAAATGATATGGAAGTACATAAGAAGGGACCCGCTACGATCGAAGGGATTGAAAAAGCGGATAAAGCGCTTCAGACCGTACTCGATGCATTTGGCTCGTGGGACAAAGCAATCAAAGAAGCGCGGTGGATCGTCATGGGAGACAGTGGACAGACCCCTGTTCTGAATGATCGCAAGACCGCTACCATTGACTTGCGCAGCTTATTGACCGACTATCGTATAGCCAAAATCAGTCAGCCTGTCACCCCTACTGATCAAGTCGTGATTTCGACCAACGAACGGATGGCTTATATTTACGCCTTGGACTCACGTATTCCGTTATCGGATATCGTAAAACGCTTGCAGCGTGAAGCTAAGCTGGACATCATTGCGCGTAAGGAAGATCAAAAGATTGTCGTAACAGCAGGCCAGATCAATCAACAGTTTTCTTACCAGCCAAACGGTCCCTATATTGATCCATATGGTCAAACATGGACCTTCGATGGCGATCCGCGTCTGCTGGATATGACCATCAAGAACAACCGGATGACATACGGGAAATACCCGGACGTTCTAGCGAGGCTCTATGGCGCAATGAATTCGCATGAAGGCAGATATGTGGTCGTTACTGTTCAGCCTGGGCATGAGCTCATTACCGAAAGCTCTCCCACCCATATCGGCGGAGCGGCACACGGTTCCTTGCACGAGATCGACTCACTCGTTCCCCTGCTGGTAACCGGGACAACCACGAAACCCAAAACTTTGCGTATCGTCGACTTGAAAGATTGGCTGCTGCGCCTGACAACCGAGTGA
- a CDS encoding DUF2785 domain-containing protein, with amino-acid sequence MRGYGEEKRWAHATAHAADALDDLTQCSELDQTDLSGIVMNSQWMIWMDGFGVLRIVWIVAIQSNRISGLQRPCFL; translated from the coding sequence CTGCGAGGCTATGGGGAAGAAAAACGCTGGGCGCATGCTACCGCTCATGCTGCAGACGCTCTCGATGACCTGACTCAATGCAGTGAACTGGATCAGACTGACCTGTCTGGAATCGTGATGAACTCTCAATGGATGATTTGGATGGATGGGTTCGGAGTTTTGCGAATCGTTTGGATAGTAGCTATTCAATCGAATCGTATAAGTGGATTGCAGCGACCTTGCTTCCTCTAA
- a CDS encoding DUF3892 domain-containing protein, whose protein sequence is MDQRNFEQIYETYKNAGEQQAIQENEDNSPLTNTGKEQIVAVRKNDDGDLIAFKTDTGRELDYITALNDAKAGKLAHVDVFHKYGRDILRSEPDGIKENNLDNLPDF, encoded by the coding sequence ATGGATCAACGAAACTTTGAACAAATTTATGAAACGTACAAAAATGCCGGAGAACAACAGGCGATCCAGGAAAATGAAGACAACAGCCCACTGACGAATACGGGAAAAGAGCAAATCGTCGCCGTCAGGAAAAATGACGATGGAGACTTGATCGCCTTTAAAACAGACACAGGCCGCGAGCTCGACTATATCACCGCACTCAACGACGCAAAGGCTGGCAAGCTGGCTCATGTAGACGTATTTCACAAGTATGGGAGAGACATTCTGCGGAGTGAGCCAGACGGAATCAAGGAAAACAATTTGGATAATCTGCCTGACTTTTGA
- a CDS encoding DUF4188 domain-containing protein: protein MAKVVPGRFTAQMEGSFVVFIIGMRINRMLAVHKWMPVANAMGGMMRELYQHPELGLLGHTSHFNLREITQIQYWRSYEHLENYARKSHNHLSAWKKFNQAVGMDGTVGIFHETYLVDAGKYECLYGNMPVWGLAKAGEHLPAVGKRETARRRLGGENEPAVPTPAQ from the coding sequence ATGGCAAAAGTAGTTCCGGGGCGTTTTACAGCACAAATGGAAGGATCTTTCGTCGTATTTATCATCGGGATGCGAATCAACCGTATGCTTGCGGTTCATAAGTGGATGCCAGTAGCCAACGCCATGGGTGGCATGATGCGAGAGTTGTATCAGCATCCTGAGCTCGGACTTTTGGGGCACACTTCGCATTTTAATCTCCGTGAAATCACCCAAATCCAGTACTGGCGATCCTATGAGCACCTGGAAAATTACGCGAGAAAAAGCCACAATCATCTGAGCGCGTGGAAGAAGTTCAACCAAGCGGTAGGAATGGATGGAACGGTTGGGATTTTTCACGAGACGTATTTGGTCGATGCGGGAAAATACGAATGTCTTTACGGAAATATGCCTGTCTGGGGATTGGCCAAGGCAGGAGAGCATCTACCGGCAGTGGGAAAAAGGGAGACGGCACGCCGGCGTTTGGGCGGTGAGAACGAGCCAGCAGTTCCTACTCCTGCACAATAA
- a CDS encoding TetR/AcrR family transcriptional regulator, whose translation MAEALSLREKKKAKTKFALLDAALELIGDGSFRNVLVDDICERAEVSKVTFFKFFPQKEELLIYYMSIWQAECFVELRSTDKRGWEAVRHIFAKVTRDSEKQPGVMLSLISFLAEQKMHPCVPLLSDAELYLRFPEEEEREAIRATDLHQMLQKCVQEAAEDGQLALHLPEREAVILLFSIFYGAYLTAHLFHVSDYMACYELHLKSLIR comes from the coding sequence ATGGCAGAAGCATTATCACTACGTGAGAAAAAGAAAGCAAAAACCAAATTCGCCCTTCTGGACGCTGCCTTGGAGCTGATAGGAGACGGGAGCTTCCGCAATGTACTTGTGGATGACATTTGCGAACGAGCAGAGGTGTCGAAGGTTACATTCTTTAAATTTTTCCCGCAAAAAGAAGAGCTCTTGATTTATTACATGAGCATATGGCAGGCAGAGTGCTTTGTTGAGTTGCGGAGTACTGACAAGAGAGGTTGGGAAGCTGTTCGGCATATTTTTGCCAAGGTTACGCGTGATAGCGAGAAGCAGCCTGGGGTCATGCTTAGCCTTATCAGCTTTTTAGCCGAGCAAAAAATGCACCCGTGTGTCCCGCTTTTATCTGATGCAGAATTGTACTTGCGCTTCCCCGAGGAAGAGGAGAGAGAAGCCATTAGAGCAACTGATCTGCATCAAATGTTGCAAAAGTGCGTACAAGAAGCAGCCGAGGATGGTCAACTCGCCCTTCACCTGCCGGAGAGGGAAGCCGTTATTCTGTTATTCTCGATATTTTACGGAGCCTATCTGACGGCACATTTGTTTCATGTGTCTGATTATATGGCGTGTTATGAGCTGCACCTCAAATCATTGATAAGGTAG
- a CDS encoding IclR family transcriptional regulator has protein sequence MEEEQKANVRAVDRALDILLCFTDATDLGLSEIASRLSLHKSTVHRLLATLENKGFLIRDVQTEKYRLGFRVWELSANLSQNDDPATLLLPEMERLRDLVEETISLYVRDGNERIRVQAVQSKQPIRRVAPIGARMPLAVGASSKVLVAYAEPFILQEVISDPNWPDYVNKESFIEQLDQIRKQGFATSVEERELGTAAVAVPIFNRNGQLVASIAASGPSNRLTPEKMSQYAPYIMEAAYRMGKMMK, from the coding sequence ATGGAAGAAGAACAAAAAGCAAACGTTCGAGCAGTCGATCGGGCTTTGGATATCCTGCTCTGTTTTACGGACGCAACGGATCTGGGCCTGAGCGAGATAGCGAGTCGACTCTCCTTGCATAAAAGTACCGTGCATCGTTTGCTGGCAACGCTGGAGAACAAAGGGTTTCTGATACGAGATGTCCAGACGGAGAAGTATCGACTTGGGTTTCGCGTTTGGGAGTTATCCGCCAATTTGTCGCAAAACGATGATCCAGCGACTTTGCTGCTGCCGGAGATGGAGCGATTGCGGGATTTGGTGGAGGAAACGATTAGTTTGTACGTGCGGGATGGAAACGAGCGGATACGCGTACAGGCAGTCCAAAGCAAGCAGCCGATTCGCAGGGTGGCGCCAATCGGAGCGCGTATGCCACTTGCGGTGGGGGCATCCAGCAAGGTACTCGTTGCTTACGCAGAGCCTTTCATTTTGCAGGAAGTCATCAGCGATCCGAATTGGCCTGACTATGTGAACAAGGAGTCTTTCATTGAGCAATTGGATCAAATCAGGAAGCAAGGCTTCGCAACTAGCGTAGAGGAACGGGAGCTGGGGACAGCAGCCGTAGCCGTCCCGATATTCAACCGCAACGGACAATTGGTAGCGTCAATAGCGGCGTCGGGTCCTTCCAACCGCCTGACTCCTGAAAAAATGAGCCAATATGCTCCTTACATCATGGAAGCAGCCTATCGGATGGGGAAAATGATGAAGTAA
- a CDS encoding YheC/YheD family protein: MTFLGKKSKSKLTKHNLLRASSALGSALPRTARFSKQSLHAFLDQYKKVIVKPATGSGGAGVMLITRKAKGRYRVQRGPAHYTLRGKLETYRYLRRKITTSYLIQRGISLARVNGALFDVRVMVQKRSGSPWAVTGILAKVAGRGYIITNVKRSKGRVLPIRSAIQHSSIRGASTSTIIARLRRIAILAAKRLARYYTSQKVFGLDMGIDASGRVWIIEANLHPDITLFLKLADKSMYNRICAYRRHV, encoded by the coding sequence ATGACCTTCTTGGGCAAAAAGAGCAAATCAAAACTGACCAAGCATAACCTGCTCCGAGCAAGTTCTGCGCTTGGCTCGGCCTTACCCCGGACAGCTCGTTTTTCTAAACAGTCTTTGCATGCATTTCTGGATCAATACAAAAAGGTGATCGTCAAACCAGCAACAGGAAGTGGTGGTGCTGGCGTCATGCTCATCACACGGAAAGCCAAGGGCCGTTACCGCGTCCAACGTGGACCTGCACACTACACGTTGCGTGGCAAGTTGGAGACTTACAGGTATTTGCGCAGAAAAATAACGACCTCTTATCTGATTCAGCGCGGTATCTCACTGGCACGCGTCAATGGTGCCTTGTTCGATGTAAGAGTGATGGTCCAAAAAAGATCAGGCTCTCCCTGGGCCGTTACCGGAATCCTTGCAAAAGTAGCAGGCAGAGGCTATATCATCACCAATGTCAAAAGAAGCAAGGGACGGGTGCTGCCGATCCGTTCAGCCATTCAACACTCATCGATTCGCGGTGCTTCTACCTCCACGATCATTGCTCGCCTGCGAAGAATCGCCATCCTCGCTGCGAAACGATTGGCACGCTATTACACGAGCCAGAAGGTCTTCGGACTGGATATGGGGATTGACGCAAGTGGCCGCGTGTGGATTATTGAAGCCAATCTCCACCCCGACATTACCCTGTTTCTGAAGCTTGCCGACAAATCAATGTACAACAGAATATGTGCTTATCGAAGGCATGTATAA